A stretch of the Chitinophagaceae bacterium genome encodes the following:
- a CDS encoding DUF2281 domain-containing protein translates to MKTDLHLLNKLASLPENLKKEVKDFIEYLQNKTRKPMNKSKRVPGLAKGMIRMSEDFDAPLEDFKEYM, encoded by the coding sequence ATTAAGACAGACTTGCATTTATTGAACAAACTGGCATCACTTCCGGAAAATCTGAAAAAGGAAGTGAAAGATTTCATTGAATATCTTCAAAACAAAACCAGGAAACCAATGAACAAGTCTAAGCGCGTTCCTGGATTAGCCAAAGGAATGATCAGGATGAGCGAAGATTTCGATGCACCGCTTGAAGATTTTAAAGAGTATATGTAA